TCGTCTTACTGAACCTGGGCAATAGCCCAAAATGATGCAGCCCTCCGAGATCAATTCTGCTGAATAAGTATTTTTCATCGGGAAATGTTAATCttgattttaagaaaaataaagaacacaCAAACTATATATTTGAGTTTAAAAAGGCATTTCTGTGAGTATTGGAGACGTCACAGCACGGCTGCTACTTATACAAACATGGAAGAGCCTGTTTGGGGGTTAAACTATCAAGTTATTGTTTAGAAATGGGTGCTATCCTATCAGACATCCTTATCTGACCAATCGGGACCAATCTATTTTATGGACCAGATCGGCTTCTTAAAAGACATAAACGCGTTTTATTCAAGTTCAGAGACTTTATCATTATCCGTTCACCATTTTTCAAAGTTAAAATCAAATGTGGGCTCTTGTGGGGACATAACCATTTTAGCCTTTTGGTTCCATTAACTCTTATGCGCTCTCGTCTGATCTGCAGCAAACATCGGTGCAATGGGATTAACAGGAAGTGGAAGAGCTCCTACAGTGGCCGTGGTGCCAGCTGGATGCATAACGTGAACGTGCAACGGCTTTATAACCCTTTTGGACCTGTTGCGGAACCCTTCCCAACTCTCCGAGCTGCATTTTTGATTCCACGTGTGAACGAAGCTGCAGGATAATCTAACGACCACTGACACGGTTCTAGTATGACATCAATAATCTCCTGAGATCACCCGGTAAGAAATTCCCCTGATATAGAACAGCAACACGACGGTGTGGCACAGAACTGAAGCAGGACTATATCAACTATACAGCCAACACTATCACACTGTTATACCGAGAAGCTTTGCACACTACAGCAAAGTCTATTGCGTCTCCTATTTGGCGAGTATGAAGGAGGAAATCACGGCCAGGTCACATTTACAGGTCTGAAGAGGAAATACATCAAATTCTCACAACCACAAGTGGGGACAATAATATCCATGTGATCAGTCTACAGCTGCCCTTGGTTGTCTGTATGAAAGGATCCAATACTGtgggaggagcagagagggcGTCGAGCAGCAGCTGAGCATGATGGGAAACAAAATCAGGTCCACGCCACTTTGCGTGAGATGGCCTGTTTGAAGCACTCAGGGTCAATGTTTCCGCCGGGCCGCAGCGCCCTCTCCAGGCTCACAAGGACGTTTTGGTGGCACTCTCTGATGTTGACAGGGTACTTGGCCCTCAGCAGCTCATAGGCAGCGATCAGCCTCATGTTCTGCTTCACCATCAGGTACTGGATGATGCATGTGGGCGCCAGAGAGTAGCCGTCCCGACAGTGGACCAGGACGCGCTTCCGCTTCTCCGTGGAGGCGTTGATGCACTCGTTGATGTCCTCGAAACAGCGCTGCTTCAGCGACGGGCCATCGCCCAGAGCGTCCGGCACATCTCCGATGTCCACTTTGAGGCGGGACCAGCTGTGGCGAGCGCCACGAGAGCAGGTGCAGGGTATGAGGCTAAGGGAGGGGGCCGATTCTCCTGGAGCACTGCTCATGTCGATGATGCTATCGATGTTGTTGCGGCACAGCGTACGGCCATTGTACGCTGCGTTTAGGTTGCCGACATAGATGTAATCGGTCACCTTGGAGATGACGGGCTCCGAGTATTGGAAGTGTTCGGGACCACTGGGTTTGGGCTCTGGCGTATCAGGGCCCCTCGCTCCGGCCGGCCCCGTGGCGGCTCTCCGGCTGTAGTTGCGGAGCTTCTTAGAGCCGGAGCGGGACGGCGGGTTGGAGTCGGACTCTGAGCTGCTGTTCCAGGGCGGCGAGAAGAGAGAGAAGCGGCTGGAGGACTTGCTCTTGTTGAGTATCTCCACAGGGCTGGACAGGCCGGAGCAGGACACTGTGGTAGAAGCAGAGGCGCAGAACAGGGACGCTCGTTCCAGAGAACCCGTGCTGCTGGCTGCTCCTGCACTGTGAGCCTTCTCCATCtgcaacacagacacaaatgaAACATGGATAACAACTCTCACAGTAGGTTGTCACACCAACCAGACCTGAGAAGTCCATAGCAGTGCCTGCTCCCCCCTTCATAAAAAAGCCAGGAAACACAGATTCCTCAGTGCTTCCAACATATGATATGGACCCATTTGAAATCCTTTCTCTACACCCTTCCACGCTGCGAGGAGTTAAACTCCACATGGAGTTTCATTTGGATCTACTGAAGTAGAAATACAGCCGCAAGCTTTAAGAACCCTGTCACCTTTCTGCTAGAAAAAGAGGAAACTAATCAGCATCTTCTGTGACCTACCCTGCTATCAGATTGATTTATTAAGACAACATCCATCACCCAGACGCATCTGTTCTACTTTCAGTTTATTCAAATATTTTCAGCAAGATTTCCAAAATGTTCCTActtcttttcattattttcttgtTGTTCTTTAATTGATTAATATAGTATTTAGTTATAGAAATAAAAGCATAGATGTGCCTATTTTTGTATGTGAACACTAGTCCACAGTTGCAAACTCATTCTTTTAGAAACgccgtttttttttaatatgaagaTGTTTCAGGATCCAGATGTACCTCAACTCCTGCTGAGGACATAGCAGCAGATGTTTGTGTACCTGAGCTTTGAGGTTGTTCTTCCACTCCTGCGTCTCCAGAGCCTTGAAGCGTCCGCTGCTGTCGGAGGACAccgacacacagagaggccggtGGGCTCTGGCAGGGAGCTGGGGGGTGAGGGCCACGGGCACGGGCCTTGCATCGGCATGCTCGCTCCTACTCATCATTAGATTCGGACAGGAACCTGAAACACCCAGGAGGCCGCATGTGAGATCAAAAGGCAAACAACAGAACTTCTCCTCTCCGGTATTTGTGGAGACGACATGAAAAGAATTCTCATTCACAGACAACAGTTTAAAATTGTGTGTTacgtagggctgcacgattttgcataaaatgagaatcacgattttttggtttagaattgagatcacgattttctcacgattttcttttccaatataaatatttattgcacttattaactgcacatcaacttcgtaacagttgagactgaacacaaaaacaacaaatgtctcacgttttgtcgttgccgcaaaatgttgtactgcttgaaattctgtCTCCACCgctgctcgacgctgcgtgtttagagcaggtagtgcaacaatagaaaaatagttgcgggacagcactgtgtagcgtttgtctagggtgttgatcattttcctaaatccctcgttttgcacagtgttgatgggagccatatctttggtcaggtgataagtgatagcctccgtaatttctttgtgcctgcgggagttcgacgggtatagAGAAGCGCTgtaggttcccgttattgatgtttgggtggttgaccgggacggattttctcctgtcactttcttggCCTTTACAGCTTCCTCATCTCTCaggtgctctccgttgtttttttcccctgccaGCTGACTTCTGTAttgtggtataaggctccgcccttgtcatttgttgagcaggaagagtgagcgcttgttttcatgcagcttATGTCCAGGATCAAAATGCAGTACAATCGtcatcttttactttttttttcttttaaaaatcattgtcacttggaaatgagatcgcacataagtatgaattgaGATCgtgattttctaacgattaattgTGCAGCCCTAGTGTTACGGTACCATTTTCCCCAAATCTGCAAACACTCCAAAGGTTTAAAGTCAAGTTGAGGAATGAAGGATGAAACACTTCTCCAAAACTACGCTGTAGTTCATACTAGTTTTACACAGACAGTTTGTGAACTGAAGATTTGAAATCAATTATATTATTAGattcatatttaatttaatctacCTCTTTGCAGTTTCCTGCCTAAAACCGAGAGACAACAGAAGAAGGTGTTTCTATCTGTAATAGTTTCAGTTTTAAATTGGAACTTCACTGTTTGCAAAGATACTATTCTATCTGTGCTAATGCACATGTATTCTCCCGGGCGTGTGCTTCTGTCACTCTGTGTGGGGAGAGTGGACGTCACTGCCAGCAAAGATGTTACTGCCAAGCGCACAGGAGGTCAACAGGACAGTTGGACAATGAAGGAGGGAAACCGGGTTCATAGCTCGATTTTTGGGTTTAGTACATACTTCAATTTCTTTAGAACAGATAAATACTTTGACTTTCAccatttatgtttattagaactttatatattaaaaaaaaaaataactataaAGCCCGTCTGAGCTCAAACTGGACTTATGCTGCATATAAATTGACTTTGCCACCCCAGCTGCAGACCATGAGATTCTGCACAACTTTTACAGGTTTGTATCTTACTTACATCCATCAGAAAAAATGTGGAACGTTATTCAAGCCCAGGACTTGTTCCTTCTGTTTGTCCACaagtttgaaatcaggaaaaagAAGGCTGGGATTTGCTGCTCCCTCCTTTTAAAATCTGCTAATCAACTAAATCTTAATCAGCTGGTTTTTAATGACCTGGAAGTACCGTTAATGACaccttgtgaataagggaacTTCTGCCCATGCAGGATTTGACCTACCAGCACATTCTGAGCGGGTGATGGACTGAATCTGCAGTGTGTTCTGGGTTTTCAGCAGGCGGTGGAGAGTTCTCAAAGTACCTGCGCACAGACAGAGAGGTCACCTTACACAGAACTTaacaaaacacagaggagatatttaaaaaaaaggacagcgGCACCAGTCTTACCGATCCTTCCGTTCTGCCTGCAGGGCACCATTGGATCCAAAACTTTGTGTGCACTCCGCTCTTCCTCTGCATCCATGTTCCGCCTCCTGCAGGGAGAGGCGCATCATAACCCCGGCCCTTCATCTTTTGGCAAGCCGAGCAACACATCAGCTACATCGGGCAGACATGGCTTCAGATAGTTGGCGGTACCGACACCCGAACGGCTGCTAGCATCACCGCCTAGGTTAGCAGCTAACGAAAGAGCTAGCCATCCAGCCAGCTGGTCGGCTCACTGTGTGTGAGTCATATCGTGGAGCTGGTGGAGGCTCTGACCGTCAGGTAATCCTAGTGGGGAAGCGAAGCTGCAGCAAACCAGGGCTCGCTCACGACAGCTTGACGACTAGAGCCATTAACCACAGTAAACCTTAAAAATCCCCGGAGCGTTAGCGAGCTAACCGTAGACTGCACAAGTATCCGTTGCTCACGGCTCGTACACGGGTGGCACAGCTCCATCACACGAAACGACAACAAGAACATGCACACGATATTATGCGTCCATCTGCCGCCACACAACGCGGGTTAACGTGGATGTTAAACGCCGTAAATGTGACCATTTATCCGGAGCTTCAGTGATTAGCTGCCTGGCtaaccagcagcagcatcagcaccgTGAGCGCGCCGGCTTCAGTCCATGGGAATTGTTGTCCTGGGATTGGCCTTGCAGGATTTACCCCGCTTAATGACAACCTTTAACCTTTAAACAAATACGAATGCGTATTATCTGAGTAAATTATACGGTGTATTTGCAAAACTAGATTAACAGCAAGCAATTATACGCAATAGAAATTCCCTGCGAGACAAAACCCGGGGACTAAGGAACGCAAATTTTGTAGGCTTTCATTAAATTGTGACTCCAGTGAGTCCCAGGGCAGTGggaaaagcaacaacaaaaaacccaaagtaACCTCATAATCTTTTCCAATTcactttctaaaaaaaaaaaaaaaaaaccttaatggAAAACATGAGCGGGAGAACTGCCAAAATCCTCACGTGAGCTGACTTCAAAATGCGCATCCTACTTCACTTCAGTATCCCCCCCCCCCGTGGCCCTCATCCTCTTCTGTAGCTTTGCTACCGAAAGGCGTGCTTATgggtatttttcacaaaatcttGGG
The Maylandia zebra isolate NMK-2024a linkage group LG7, Mzebra_GT3a, whole genome shotgun sequence DNA segment above includes these coding regions:
- the LOC101466936 gene encoding uncharacterized protein LOC101466936 isoform X1, translating into MDAEEERSAHKVLDPMVPCRQNGRIGTLRTLHRLLKTQNTLQIQSITRSECAGSCPNLMMSRSEHADARPVPVALTPQLPARAHRPLCVSVSSDSSGRFKALETQEWKNNLKAQMEKAHSAGAASSTGSLERASLFCASASTTVSCSGLSSPVEILNKSKSSSRFSLFSPPWNSSSESDSNPPSRSGSKKLRNYSRRAATGPAGARGPDTPEPKPSGPEHFQYSEPVISKVTDYIYVGNLNAAYNGRTLCRNNIDSIIDMSSAPGESAPSLSLIPCTCSRGARHSWSRLKVDIGDVPDALGDGPSLKQRCFEDINECINASTEKRKRVLVHCRDGYSLAPTCIIQYLMVKQNMRLIAAYELLRAKYPVNIRECHQNVLVSLERALRPGGNIDPECFKQAISRKVAWT
- the LOC101466936 gene encoding uncharacterized protein LOC101466936 isoform X2, which produces MMSRSEHADARPVPVALTPQLPARAHRPLCVSVSSDSSGRFKALETQEWKNNLKAQMEKAHSAGAASSTGSLERASLFCASASTTVSCSGLSSPVEILNKSKSSSRFSLFSPPWNSSSESDSNPPSRSGSKKLRNYSRRAATGPAGARGPDTPEPKPSGPEHFQYSEPVISKVTDYIYVGNLNAAYNGRTLCRNNIDSIIDMSSAPGESAPSLSLIPCTCSRGARHSWSRLKVDIGDVPDALGDGPSLKQRCFEDINECINASTEKRKRVLVHCRDGYSLAPTCIIQYLMVKQNMRLIAAYELLRAKYPVNIRECHQNVLVSLERALRPGGNIDPECFKQAISRKVAWT